The Dermacentor silvarum isolate Dsil-2018 chromosome 3, BIME_Dsil_1.4, whole genome shotgun sequence region tttttcctgaccgttgcatatgtacaaaaatgtaaacaaggttcttgaatgacaaagattcatcaaaatatttgtcctcaacttaatTCATTaaatggcctttacgtttttcatatcagctgcatgcactgctttgctggtttcgaacgtATATAGTTCTGAatttcgtgtgatattttctttacttattaaatagacaaaaaaacgcggaattattgatatcagttatttctgccacaattgtTGGGgaatacgaatatattcttttatgaaaaaatacatattttacttgacagtgcatagcgttcaataattcgtttgcagcatctattatacaatggcattggcaatgcagttattattcatgcatttgatccctcgagaaattctataaggaggaggacccgctgcaacctgagcccccccccccgaacaaaatttcttgcTACGCCACTGCCGGCAAGGGCAGGtatacgctcagcggtatgctgctatcccactcgcctccacgaactccacgaggctatgtagtgcggggagatggtagcgggatgggaacagcaggttaGTGAGTGAGTCAGCAagaagtccctgcagtctatatgctcggatgaccttcgaacgttcttgtgctagggctggacaggcgcagaggaggtgttcgagtgtctcggggtcgCCGCATCGTCGGCAAGAGGGCGAGGTgctgcggcctttggcatgaagcctagctgctgtccttatgcagccagtccggagtcgcagcagggtggctctgtctcgcctggtgaggccagactcggggagcagcttggGTCCCTTGTCATTTGCCACCAtcgggtcggggtggatcgccagtagaagctgcttcaACTGTgtggtgtgagcttactttagctgcggcggggcattcgcccgataagaaactagatttgctttgatgaggcatgtatcgctaatgctTGCGCTCGTGCTATATATGATCCCAAGTTAAACGCTGGTTACCGTggtctgggttcatttcgcggagcagtctgTACGAGCcatttctcatgagcagtgaaaagataccttgttCACTAATGCAAtaagttgccatgactctaacacctgcattgaataaggcatgatatacattaaatatttatacagcatgatataaggcattgtGTGCATATTGGCTCATTGGTGCCTAATACATGGGTTCTTTCTTTGCTCACAGTGCTGATGACACTCCTTGGGAgtcaaaatgagagcagccgtgggTGCGCGCCCAGCTGCCAACGAAACTAACgccaatcgtcaccgtctctgcacatctctgcaagcatgcatgaccgctttgtgaatGCATCATAGAGATATAAAAGTAGCTAAATTACTTAACTCGGTGTATACCTCTAACTCGACGTCGTATACGATcttgcagtgttgtacggaacggcgttccaaggaacggaggaacgccaccgttcctttAAGGGTCGGTgtaactgtaacggtaactcgttatttttccgaaggaacggcagagggaacggcgttccttctgtaaacgttccacggcactgaacagacgcaccgacgcacgcacgtatgcagcacatcatgcagggcggatggcgACCGTGTGAGGCGCAAAGAGCTCAACGATCAACAAGCAAACACTCAacgatcccactcgacgaccgcagacaatcgctgtcaaaacgctggcatgagcaagcgcagcagcagcagcgagcgaatgttcggggggtctatcgcttcaacggaaacttagccgcgaaagcacagcgcatacaaagctatgagccgtctccagatcgctttcaagatactgtgcgggcgaccggcggcagccgcgcaaagtacaagtgcgcagttgcgggCAGCGCAGAAGCCGCACCTCCttcctcccgcgttgccttcccgcttttctcctttcgcgtgcgagactaagtcgccagttccccttgcgccgttggtgccacATCACGAcgtcccccccctccctcccatcccccccacggcctttcgcgtgacggtcgcgtttgctctccgccgtgctttcgctctccgtgaaagcgcacatccgttcgcgtgctttcactcgcacatagggcgcgcggcgacgattttatcacccttggactttatacggaacctcacggcgacggcgacgccgacgacagaaatccgcttggagtgtccatataattgctatcgcaataaaaagtcgcgGGGTGGTCAGGGCACGCCTCTGCCTATCAGGGGTTTACCACGATCCAAGAATATTGTTGTGAGGGAAAGTTTGTCAAGGATGTTCAAAGGGTGACACAGGCGAACCCGCTGCAGGCAATATTGAAGGAATTATTTGATTATAAGATCCATTGAAGCGCGGAGGTTATCAGAGAAGCTATAATGTGGGCATagtcttttttttaatgcgacagaaAAAGTGAAGAGTGTATAACGTCTAAGCGTAGACGACGGAGGAGCGTGCAAAACGTGCGGTCAATCTTTGAGTTCAGTGAAAACTGCAGGAGTGGGTAAACTCTATAAAGGAGTGAAGAGATTGCCTGTTCATCGAATGTTAATCGAAAAAAATTCTTGACTTCTGATGTAGTAAATGTTGCGGGTGTCAGGGTACTCAGTGCGTGCATTGCAGTAGCTAGTCTGTCTGCCGCCTGATTTCCTGCTATACCCACGTGGCTTAGTAGCCACTGAAAACGGACCTCATAAAAACGGCATAAGAAATGGTGAATGAAGGCATCTACGAGAAAATGAAATTCCTTTGTGACTTCTAGGGTTTCCTTAAAGTCAGAAGCTACCATTCACTGTCGACTGCGGTCCCACTCGGCAATAAATATTGTGGCTCAGTTGATAATTCCGAACAATTCTGATAATGTAGACGCAGTTCGTGACTTCTGTCTTTGATATGCAGGAATATGGAAAGCCGCACTTGGGTCATCGCTTTGTTGTTTTCCTGTCAGAACTAAACGCCTTCTTCTCATTTCACCTGAATCTTGGCTAAAGCACCATAGTGGGCATGAACCATCACTAAAGGGAAAGCGAACAGACAGATATGGGCTTGTCTACCCTTGTTTCGTCGCACATTACAGAGAACATTCCCCACCAGCATTTTATTGTTCTACCGCCCGCTTCTTGACCGATCCGTACTCCTTGTGGGTGTGTCGCAACGTCTGggttcatcatcattatcatcgttgtcatcgtcatcatcgccTGCAACGGAACAGGCTGCAGTCTGTCTGCGACACCAGGCTCGACATGCGACCGCCTGACGATAGTTTTAACTCTCCGAGCCCGGAGGACGCGTCCCCGAGCCGAGCGCGTCGGCGATTGATCTTCACCCTGCCTGGGGAAAACGCCGCAGAAACCTGGAGCGAGCCCACGGCGCAGCACGGCCAGCACAGTAGCTACCAGGTGCTCGCCGCTGACGGTGCCAGCAGTGGCATCCGCAAACGAAGCGGCGACTATGTGACGTACCTGGCCGAAATGACGTCGGCGACCGGCGCGAAGCGCCAACGCATGTCTGAGGACTACGGTGAGTGGAAGAGAAACAGCGTACGAGGCTGCTTCGCAAGACCGGTGCTCTGCAGAAGGCAATACAACACTTGAAAATAACGCTGACGAAGAATATTAAGCTAACCTGTAGTAGTAGGCTTGTGAAGTAGGAAAGCGACTTGCCTCACCGTGAGAAGAGGCTTGGAAAGCGAGAAAAGACGCAAGAAACGAGAAATGGGTGTCGATACCACCATCAAGTTCCCACCAGTGATAGCCATGGCATCAGGAACCTTTTGACAGCCTCTGCTCGAGTCTATGTAGTTGTTTATCTATAAAGGACGACATatataataattaaaaaatatacagaaaataaaacacaaagaagtcgcagtttcgcccgaaaagggAGCCATTGATTGAGATCGCAacttattagacagctatacgcgTAATGTTAGAAGTTTATTGGCAGTATGAACTGCAgttaacattcgcttactaactgaattaacaagcatggtgtcacgcgcacacaagcaaacatgaacacatctcgctcgttgagcacggacactcgctgtcaaaacgctggcgtgatgatgagtggcagaagcagcgagtgaattccccttcgtgctgcctttcgcttcCATGCGAACTAAGGGGCGgtaacacagcgcacacgaagctatgagccctTGGCGCACCTAGACGCAGTactcatcgcagattgctttcaagatagggcccgcacggCCGCGTTCAGACGCACCATATGCGCAGCCGCCAACGGAGTAGAAGGCCCCGGGTACCTTTCACGCGGTGGAAGACCGCGCACTTCCTCCCCGCCTTGCGCCCTTGCAGACGCGAGATAAAGGCActatcctcggctcaccctcgcacgcgttTCCTCGCACCAACACCATACGGTGCGCGGCCACGTTGTAATCgcacttagactttatacggaatatcacggcgacgccgacggttaACATATTGACCCGTAAAACgggcaatcgcagggaattgtggggcgcgccgtctgctagcagcttcggGTTCGatggacgacgcggcggcatcggcggcatgcccggcgcacgtgtttttctacgcggtttcaactgtcagtcgtgcgaagctttccgtccacTTTGTCGActagcaatgtcgtaccattcaagCAGCTGATTTCTTGCTTTCatttcactctgggcgcgaccaTGGCGAGCCAAGAAAGGcgaggatacgcttttattcataaacgaactctgggtttcgtttcggcagcctttttttgtttttgccaggtttagctctacgaaatttgccgctgcttggacgcaccgtcactggctgctctgcctgcgggtcagtcagacaaatgaaaaagctatctttaatcgataatttatcaagcgtgtagaagcattacttagaaaatcgggtgctgaggcgatggctatagtaGCCTGGTAAATACAAGCCCTGTGATCTTCGCTGCAACCGCTATCGTTAGTAACGGcccagctagcgtaattagaaaatgaagtgctgaaaatgtttgaaaacagcgcgctgtcaacggcatttcttggtcgaaactcgaggttcatttcgaggtgtacgtagttagaagttttcgcttttttgtcaacaagatggggaaatggccgtatcactgacatattacggctgcgcattacctctatctgtgttcaaggaactaaggtgggctagttggttacgagtattatgtatgtgtCTCTCTGCGTCCCGTTTagatttgcgccgtaaaaccatgtttcataatgcctctattgacccttttcgcggcgatcccgtgggcgctaccatgtttgatcacgtggtgacgcgtccattgcttgcctcaacttactcctttgcctccttgtttactatggaagtgtatgacgctggcgcggcttgaaaacctctgttttcggagatatcgtagacggagATTAGggggacgacacgaagctttgatcacagctttagagaacacgcaaaagcgctttcggagctgattaagctatgtccaaacggcgcaattgagcagcgtatatggtgcttgttctaaaagcggggctaaaaatgtattccaagctatccaagctttccgatgatgaattcagtcaggattagtgtgttttgctctttgttcgttattcgggcaaatattttgaagcagtggcttgtcagtttctgactcagtgaagttcctcggtgcggccacattctgattatttcctgcctaatcgctcgcgggtgtgctcagttccgatagatttattcttgctgcgcacaaggcttgaaacgtagcggttttgtacattgtaataccttgtagcaaatatatattacaactagtaactcgcttgctcttgtggaccgtcacaaatcattcagcttcgaccattcgtgcgccataggtgtccgtcatttattgtgcctatacagcgcgcatatattcaagtgtgcgcccattcacttattcttgatacgtcggcgatagagtgggcgtaatttttcctgccatttgggacagatgtgtatagataacgtgcgcgaaactttgTCATTggttaacgagtggtactcactcttgccgacgttctggggatgaagccctttctttgaaggttagcgatacaaggctggcggatgagcaagtTTCTgtgtcctcgaggaaagccgtacatcacgaagtgccggtaacacgtttgacagttgcagcagcggtccacgaacttggccacacagattcattctattccttaacatgccactcactatttttgcagccaactactgcacacgtctccaatccacacgattcaatctagcatgattggagcacagtgtgttagcgaaaactgagttgcatttccgacagctgatcgcacagaagcaaggtagaagcggtaatggtttcgtattcgtgcgcggtcgctgaggagaggtatggcgcgccaccgtgagcgccatctcgtttctctaaaacaaactgctccgcgaaaagggtcaatatgtgtatgcgagtactgaaatagttattgttgcttgagtctatgctagagaaagaaatatcttggggaatcattccgtgtcggcccttacacagctcatcgcctactgataagtggcactgtacgttgattttctttttgttcactgatgtttcagttttggaagtggcagccatgcctctgatgcttgtgcacagctgactcagcaagggatgctgcaaggcagtagttacatgagtttacctttaacgcttgaatttgagcagccagcggctgaacagccgaccatggttttgctaggcgccaaCAACCGGATAATCTTcaagtgtgacaaagccggactgcaagctcATCAATatgcttcaacggcgaagcggtggcggcggctgcgcttcctcgaaccggaaacagcgagcagacggcgcatcccagaatccctccctcttttacgggtcacctattgctatcgcaataacaagtTTTGCCCAGGATGATAACAATAGAGGATATACAAAACCTACAAGTGCGCTTCACTACACTCCATACTAGACGTAACCAAGATCGCAATTAAAGTGTCAACATGCGGGATGGTGACATCATTCATGCCACCGTCAATTCCGTGCACTGCCCAAGCTTTCAAAACGCGTGTCTGAGCTTTAAAGCGCTACTAGCGGGAACGTGGTCATATTGGTTAGGTCAGAGTAGCTGTGTGGGAAAGCCGGCTTACGGACTTCTGCATATTGTCTATTGTAGCATGTCTTTGAGGCACGTGTTTTGTATGGCATATGCGCTTTCTGATGTGGTTTAACACTTGCTACGTTTTCCATCACAACTTTTATCTGCACCTGCACACGTGATCTTTTAAAAAATTTAATGTATATATGTATGACGAACGTAATAAACAGTTGTTACTGCGCAAGGTCCGCTATCGTCTCGTATTTTGTGTTAGTGTTCTTGAGTGTATGACCTTTGCAGCGCAACCACCAATCACCAAATATGTTGGCGGTATTTTACGAGCATATGTACGAATATGAcagctcgagctcggctggaatgAAGCGGTTGCTTAtaagtagggctccgtgttttaggaatttatttttcttgaaattcggagggatgtttttcggagtttattttctggcagaaattcggagtttatcggagtttatgtctcgtaaatccccaattctccgaaattcggtgttaaattttgcattattctcaattcTCCAAAAACTTAGATGAAGtgatatctgaacacgaaaacatcagaacacacgaagcgtatttttgttgtctggaaggtttgaacggACAAACACATGTACACACAAGCAaaaatacttgaatacaaaacacctacgtttgcACGTATTACAACCTGTTCAGTTGTTCAGTTAtacaaccttaaagcttgttgtaatagacgctatcatactttacgaggttgctgcCACTGATGGAAGCAGGCTCCTTTCGATAGacgattctcagctttgaaaatgccctttcaacgtttgcgctagaagactcagTGCGCAGCGACAACGCAttggccactggacagtgtgaagtctccaaagtgACAGGagttcaacaatgttactgattattatctctgatagttcgcaaaatcactcatgagttggctcatgtcgttagtttcaagaaacactaacttaaaaatcggcgcataggtttcgaacgcgcggggtaactcatgcttcGCATTTAGATTCAGAATTCTaacactataccaaaacgattcactgcTGTACTGGATTtcatcgaaaaggttcctctcaactgtctggctccagttttcagcgacagcagcgtgGTATCtatgaaggtctgcgacagtcgttgggCGATTATACGTCTTTTGCTCCGTGCACGACAAGCCATTTGTCTAATGTACGATGTGTGTGGTCTAGGAGATACTGCTGACGTGAGGTAAAGTTCCtatcggccaaaccggccgatgtatcaatgactgcttagaacatgccctttcgatatagaacgAAACAGGGTCATGtggccgttaaaatcggagtttatcggataaatccgaattgtcaaaaattttaccggcgagtgtttataggtttttttttggatttatccgaaaacacggagccctacttataagtggtggaggtactcactcgatgaccgtggacactcgctgtcaaaacgctgacgtgaggaagcgcggaagcagcagcgagcgaagtcaccttcgtactgtctatcgTTTAAACGCAAACTCAGCGGCGAGAACAGAGCACGGAGAAAAGTATGAGCCATCGCCACATCTACACTCTGGagctcgctttcaagatagggcgcgcgctaCCGCGCGTGGCGACGGAAAACGCAATTGTTGCTATAGTACAGCGCCGACGCCCCTCCTCCCGGGACcatgcgcacgacggaagacagcACGCTGCCTcgccactttcctcccttgcgcgagcgagattgaaccgcgatcgtcggctcccctcggtCGCGGCCGCGCAGTCCGCTGTTGCTGCCGAAGTGCAACAACTGCGGattgcagcatacggcgcgcggcgacggtgttatcgcccttggactttatgcggaatatcacggcgacgccgacggcagaaattcacctggagtgttcatgtaattgttatcgcaataaaatcatttatggccaattgaacgccgctgagctgtccttcgagttatgaacttcttctttcttctt contains the following coding sequences:
- the LOC125943920 gene encoding uncharacterized protein LOC125943920, whose protein sequence is MRPPDDSFNSPSPEDASPSRARRRLIFTLPGENAAETWSEPTAQHGQHSSYQVLAADGASSGIRKRSGDYVTYLAEMTSATGAKRQRMSEDYGLLQDKCIVCRFLDVVATCYNWACVSLLAWLCFRWCR